The following coding sequences are from one Beggiatoa alba B18LD window:
- a CDS encoding citrate synthase produces MSKETVTITDNRTGKSFECAIKNGTHGQPVIDCQALPKEVGMFTFDPAFMTTASCESAITFIDGDQGILLHRGYPIEQLAENSSYLEVCYLLLYGELPKKGELDQFNAEIKSHTMLHEGLRNVFSGFRRDAHPMAMLLGVVGAMSAYYHDSMDIYNPTHRNLCAMRLIAKLPTIAANSYKYTMGFPYAYPRNDLGYTENFLQMMFSMPSEEYKISPTAAKALETMLILHADHEQNASTSTVRLAGSSQANPFACIAAGIATLWGPAHGGANEAVIKMLDEIKDVKNIPSFLAKVKDKDSATRLMGFGHRVYKNHDPRAKIIRGICHELLNELDTAKTPAFEIALELERIALEDEYFIQRKLYPNVDFYSGIILSALGIPTNMFTVMFAVARTVGWISQWKEMLEEPSMKIGRPRQLYVGAANRNFIPMDKR; encoded by the coding sequence ACAGGAAAATCCTTTGAGTGCGCCATTAAAAATGGAACACATGGGCAACCCGTGATTGATTGTCAAGCATTGCCAAAAGAAGTGGGCATGTTTACCTTTGATCCAGCCTTTATGACCACCGCAAGTTGTGAAAGTGCCATTACTTTCATTGATGGCGACCAAGGTATTTTGCTACATCGTGGCTACCCTATTGAACAATTGGCTGAAAATAGCAGTTATTTAGAAGTCTGCTATTTACTGTTATACGGAGAATTACCCAAAAAAGGCGAATTAGATCAGTTCAATGCTGAAATCAAAAGCCACACCATGTTGCATGAAGGCTTACGCAATGTATTCAGTGGCTTCCGTCGTGATGCACACCCAATGGCAATGTTATTGGGGGTTGTTGGTGCGATGTCAGCTTATTATCATGATTCTATGGATATTTATAATCCAACGCACCGCAATTTATGCGCTATGCGTTTGATTGCCAAATTGCCTACTATTGCAGCAAACAGCTACAAATATACAATGGGCTTCCCCTACGCTTACCCGCGTAACGATTTAGGATATACAGAGAACTTCTTACAAATGATGTTCTCCATGCCCTCTGAAGAATACAAAATCAGTCCGACGGCAGCTAAAGCCTTAGAAACCATGCTGATTCTACACGCTGACCACGAACAAAACGCCAGCACATCCACTGTGCGTTTAGCGGGTAGTTCACAAGCCAATCCGTTCGCATGTATCGCCGCAGGCATTGCGACCCTTTGGGGACCTGCTCACGGTGGTGCTAACGAAGCCGTGATTAAGATGCTGGATGAAATCAAAGATGTGAAGAACATCCCCAGCTTCTTAGCAAAAGTCAAAGACAAAGACTCCGCAACCCGCTTAATGGGCTTCGGACACCGCGTTTACAAAAACCATGACCCACGCGCTAAAATCATTCGCGGTATTTGCCACGAACTGCTGAACGAACTTGATACAGCAAAAACCCCCGCTTTTGAAATTGCATTAGAATTAGAACGTATTGCGTTAGAAGATGAATACTTCATTCAACGCAAGCTCTATCCTAATGTCGATTTCTACTCAGGTATCATCCTCAGTGCTTTAGGCATTCCAACCAACATGTTTACCGTCATGTTTGCTGTTGCTCGGACAGTTGGCTGGATTTCCCAATGGAAAGAAATGTTAGAAGAACCTAGCATGAAAATTGGTCGTCCTCGTCAGCTTTACGTCGGTGCGGCAAATCGTAACTTTATCCCCATGGATAAACGTTAA